A stretch of Ipomoea triloba cultivar NCNSP0323 chromosome 13, ASM357664v1 DNA encodes these proteins:
- the LOC116001107 gene encoding uncharacterized protein LOC116001107 → MENHALLVYEGENVVENNSGENGNNVAHSHFKWWQQKMLFYLATLGLARFLTEKAPELKQDDPQSVMAVGFWKDSDFLCRNYILNGLCDALYDVYRKIGTARTLWEALDHKYKSEDAGAKKFVVGRFLDFKMVDSKTVLSQVEDLQLIFDEIRDEGMQISESFLVASKIYLLPPGWKDFKNYLKHKRKEMNLEDLIQRLRIEEGNRKTDGKGPAFGGAKANVVEHGQHSKKAKKDKSKLGPKGGITKGKFHGKCYNYGKTGHKSAECKAPRKKKQEF, encoded by the coding sequence atggagaatcaTGCACTTCTAGTTTATGAGGGTGAGAATGTTGTTGAGAACAACAGTGGTGAGAACGGCAACAATGTTGCACATTCCCACTTCAAGtggtggcagcaaaagatgtTGTTCTATCTGGCTACTCTCGGCTTGGcaaggttcttgaccgagaAAGCGCCTGAGTTGAAACAAGATGATCCACAATCTGTGATGGCGGTTGGGTTTTGGAAGGATTCGGACTTCCTTTGccgcaactacattctgaaCGGGTTGTGTGATGCACTTTACGATGTATATCGTAAAATTGGCACAGCGAGAACACTGTGGGAAGCCTTGGATCATAAGTACAAAAGCGAGGATGCCGGCgcaaagaaatttgttgttggcCGATTCCTCGACTTTAAAATGGTTGATTCCAAGACCGTGCTAAGTCAGGTTGAAGATTTACAATTAATCTTTGATGAAATCCGTGACGAGGGCATGCAAATTAGTGAGTCCTTTCTAGTGGCATCGAAGATCTACTTGCTGCCTCCAGGGTGGAAGGACTTCAAAAACTACCTTAAGCACAAGCGAAAGGAAATGAACCTGGAGGACCTGATCCAGCGACTCAGAATTGAGGAGGGGAACAGGAAAACTGACGGGAAGGGTCCTGCCTTTGGTGGCGCTAAGGCCAACGTGGTGGAGCACGGTCAACACTCCAAGAAGGCTAAGAAGGACAAGTCGAAGCTAGGTCCAAAAGGTGGCATTACCAAGGGTAAGTTCCATGGTAAGTGCTACAATTATGGCAAGACTGGCCACAAGTCGGCTGAATGCAAGGCTCCAAGGAAGAAGAAACAAGAGTTTTGA